DNA sequence from the Candidatus Fluviicola riflensis genome:
AGATCGTCAGGCGATTGCAGCTTCATTGCGCTATTTCAGTTTAGGTGAAATTACCTTTACCAATGCAGATGCAAGTGTAATTCGTAATGACAAACCAAGTGAATTTGAAATCGCTGTTGGTTATGCGTTTAAGCTTTCTGAAAAAAATAGTATCGGGATCAACGGGAAATTTGCTTATTCCAACCTTACCGGTGGTTTGGTAGTTGCGGGAGCGCAAACAAAAGCAGGTGTGGCGGGTATTGCTGATATTTCGTACGCTTACAGAAATGCTGACATCAAATGGTTCGGTTACAACGGTGTGATTGCCTTTGGAACTACGATCAACAATATCGGTAACAAAATTGCTTATTCCGAATTGGCGGTACGTGATTTCCTTCCTATGAACCTTAAAATCGGTTCAGCTTACACAGCTGAGTTGGATAAATACAACAAACTAACTTATTCATTGGAAATTCAAAAATTGCTGGTTCCTACACCACCAATCATGCAATTGAATACTTCGACCAGCGAATACGAATTGATTTCCGGTAAAAACAACGATGTAGGTGTAATCGCAGGATTGGTACAGTCGTTTTACGATGCTCCGGGACGTGTTCAGGAAGACGAAAACGGAGACTATGTGCAGAATGACGATGGTTCATACGCTATAGTAAAAGGAACGAAATTCAAAGAAGAACTAAGTGAGATCAACATCGCTACCGGTTTGGAATACTGGTACAACAATGTATTTGCGTTGCGCGGCGGTTTCTTCTACGAGAACAAAAACAAAGGTGATCGTAAATTCTTCACTGCCGGGATCGCTATTCAGTACAACATTTTCGGATTGGACATCTCTTACCTCGCAGCATTGAAACGTGATAATCCATTGGCAAATACGTTGCGTTTTACACTTCGTTTCAAGTTGGGTCAAAAAGTGACCAAAGAATCTGAAACTCCGGAATAATTTGGACATTCGAATCGGATTCGGAGTTGACGTACACCGATTGGAAGAAGGTCGGCAGTTTGTAGTTGGTGGTGTTGTTTTGCCATCGTCTTTTGGTGCTGTCGGACATTCTGATGCAGATGTACTGCTCCACACAATTTGTGACGGTTTACTCGGAGCGCTTAATCTGCGCGATATCGGTTATCATTTTTCAGATACCGATCCGCAGTACAAAGGAATTGATTCTACAATTTTATTGGAAAATGTGATGAAATTGGTTACCGAAAAGGGGTACCAGGTTTCGAACATTGATTGTACCGTAATTTTGGAAAAACCAAAAGTAAATCCACACATTCCTGAAATGCAGGCTATTATTGCGCGATTGCTGCAAGTAGATGACGACCGCATTTCTATCAAAGCAACGACCCACGAAAAAGTAGATTCATTCGGTGAAGGCAAGGCAGTGAAAGCTTATGCTGTTTGTTTGCTGATGAAACCGTAATAAAACAGTGGTTTAGATTAACTATTGATTATTATACGGATATTTCTGAAATTTCCCGGCTCCATCTTTTAAATATAAACGGAGAAATTGGGCTTCGTTTTCGGTCAATTGTTATTTCAACACGTTTGTTTTTCACGAAGCGATAATTGAAACTAAAAACGCTGTAATAATTAACACCATATTTTTGTCCGACATCCGTAACATAGTTAAATCTGAATCCAAGACGTTCCAATGCTAGTTTATCAATCAGGCAACTATTTTTTTCTTTACCCATAATACCTTCAAGGATAATGATGTTTTTAGTTAAGACTTTCA
Encoded proteins:
- a CDS encoding 2-C-methyl-D-erythritol 2,4-cyclodiphosphate synthase; this encodes MDIRIGFGVDVHRLEEGRQFVVGGVVLPSSFGAVGHSDADVLLHTICDGLLGALNLRDIGYHFSDTDPQYKGIDSTILLENVMKLVTEKGYQVSNIDCTVILEKPKVNPHIPEMQAIIARLLQVDDDRISIKATTHEKVDSFGEGKAVKAYAVCLLMKP